The Ralstonia insidiosa region GCCGTTGCCAGCGAGGCTACGAGAGGAAACGTTTTCCTGCAACAGGTAATTTTTTTCGTAGATTGAGCAGGCTGGAAGGTATCAGATCACCCTGTCCTAGGTCGCTTATCACAGAAAATCAACGAGGAAATTGGCTTTTTCTGTGGGCGTTGTCCTCGCTCTGTACGCAGGGTAGGCGAAGCGCACTTTGAGGGTAACGTTTTCTTTAACGGGGATGACAACGTTTGCGGAAAGACGACAGCTCGCTTGGCGTCACTTTGATTTATCTAAATCTTAGAAGCGCCTTTCTATTTGATTTGCGGCTAAGCGAAAGAAAATAGGCTGAAAAATATGAATAAATGAAGCGGCTAATATAAAACGGCAGGATTCAAATAAACTTGAGGCTTTTTGTGTAATTCCCCACTTGAGTGGGGTGCAAGGCCATTTCAACCAGAACCCAAGCGGCATGCGGGTGTGCGGCCAGATGCTTGCATGTGGTGATGCGATGTTGCAATGCCATATTTTCTGCTGTGGCAGTCATCGATTGGTCATCTTTCGAATCCAATAATTGCGCCTCCGAAGTCGGTAACGCATAAGGATGCCCCCCACTTTTGAAGGGGGTGGCGATTGGACCGAGAGAATTTCAAATGACGATTCGTCACCGTATTACTTTGCTGATTGTGCTGATGTTTGTCGCGCTGGCGGCCATTGGCGGTTATGCGGTCTACCAGACCCGCAGCAGCGCGTCGGAGGTCAAGCAGGTGACCGAAGGCGTGGTGCCGAGCGCGCTGGCGTCGGCCGATCTGGTGTCGCTGGTGAAGGATGTACAGCTAGCGACGATGGTGCTGGTGTATGCACCCGACGACAACATCGTCGCGCAAGCGAAAGACGACCTGAAGACCAAGGAAGCCGCGCTGCGTGCCGCGCTGGACGTGCAGGCCAAGCGCGCCAACAGCCATGCCCAGGAGGGGCTGGTCACGCAGGCCAAGGAAACCGTCGACAGCTACGTCGAGGCCATCCAGCAGACCACCGACATGAAGGTGCAAGGCAAGAACGAGCTTGCGCAGGCCTTCCTGTTTGCCAACGTGGCCAGCTATCGCGACGTGCTGGAGAAGATTGTCGAGACGCTGCGCATCGAGAAGAACCGCGAGAAGGACGACGCCATTGCTGGCCTGAACGGCAAGCTTGCCAGCACGGCCACCACGATCGGTGTGGTGAGTGGCGTGGCCATCGTGCTGCTGACGGCCATCGGCATGCTGCTGTATCGCCAGATCACCCGCCCGCTGACGCGCATGCAGGCCGAGATGAGCGAGATTGCCACCAGCCAGGATTTCACGCGCCGCGTGCCAGTGGTGCGCATGGACGAGATCGGTCACTCGGTGGTGGCGTTCAACCAGATGATCGAGAAGATCCAGGAGAACCAGGCACTGCTCAAGCAGAAGACGGCCGACATCCAGGCGATGCTGCAGAACATGCAGCAGGGCATCCTGACCGTGGTCGATGCCGGCGTGGTGCACGAGGAATACTCGATCTACCTGGAATCGATTTTCGAGACGCAGGAGATTGCTGGTCGCAAGCTGATGGACCTGATCTTTGCCGATACCAACCTGGGCGCCGATGCGCTGTCACAGGTGGACGCGGCGGTGGACGCGTGCCTGGGGCAGGACGTCATCAACTTTGCCTTCAACCAGCACTTGCTGGCGAGCGAGGTGGAGAAGCGCATGCCGGATGGCCGCGTGAAGACGCTGGACCTGTCGTGGTCGGCCATCACCGATGAGAGCGACACCATCCTGCGCCTGATGCTGTGCGTGCGCGACGTGACCGAGCTGCGCAAGCTGGCTGCCGAGGCCAGCGAGCAGCGCCGCAACCTGGAGATGATTGGCGAGATTCTGGCGGTGAGCCAGGAGAAGTTCCAGCACTTCATCGACAGCTCCACCAGCTTCGTGCACGAGAACGAGCGCATCATCCGCCAGTACTCGCAGGCGGACAGCGCGGCCATTGCGGCACTGTTCCGCAACATGCACACCATCAAGGGCAACGCCCGCACGTACAACCTGCAGCACCTGACCAACGTCGTGCACGAGACTGAGCAGACCTACCACGCCCTGCGCGAACCCGGCAGCGAGCACACGTGGGATCAGGACTGGCTGATGCAGGAGCTGACCCGCGTGCGCGAGGCGATCGAGAACTACGCGCGCATCAACGAAAGCAAGCTGGGCCGCAAGGGTGGCGCAGCCCAGGGCGGTGCGGTGCAGGTGGTGCCGGACGCCATGTCGCGCATTCAGGAAAGCCTGCGCCTGCTGGAATCGGCCAACCCGGGCAGCCTGTACGAACTGGTGTCGATGCGTGATTCCGTTTATCACCTGCTGCGTCTGCTGGGCAGCGAGACGGTGGATGAGATGCTGTCGGGCGTGCTGCAATCGCTGCCGTCGCTGGCGCGCGAGTTGGGCAAGGAACCGGCCGCCGTGCGCATCGACGACAACGGCTACCGCGTGCGCACGGAAGCCGGCGGCATTCTGCAGAACGTGTTCACGCACCTGCTGCGCAACTCGATTGACCACGGCATCGAAACGCCCGACGTGCGCACCGCACTCGGTAAGTCGGCCGCCGGTACGATCGACCTCGAAGTCGGTGTCGACCAGGGCATGTTGCAGATCACGCTGTGTGACGACGGCCGTGGCTTGGCGCTCGATCGCATCCGCAATATCGCGGTTGAACGCGGCTGGATTGGCGCGGAAGAACGCCCGAGCGATGAAGACATCGCGCAGTTCATCTTCCGCCCTGGCTTCTCGACCGCCGAGACGGTGACGGAAATCTCCGGCCGTGGCGTTGGCATGGATGCCGTGTTGGAGTTCCTCAAGCGCGAGCAGGGCCGCATTGAGCTGCGCTTTACCGATGACCACAAGGGCGCAGCGTTCCGCCAGTTCCAGACGGTGGTCTGCCTGCCCGAGCGCTTTGCGGTGGACAGCGTGAACGCAGCACTCGGCGGCCAGCCGGATGTGCATCTGGATATGGATAAGGAAGCGTCGTGATGGGATCGTTTGTTCTGGCCGCGCTGGCTTGCGGATTGGTGCTGGGTGTGCTGGCGTGGATGGCACAGCAACGCCGGGTCAACGCGCTGATGCGCACGCTGGGCGACGCTGAGCACCGCATCGCCGCGCTGTCGCGTGATTTGGCGAAGCACACCGCACAGGTGGAAGCCGGCACGCGCGAAGTGCAGACGCTGGAAGCCACCGTCGCGCAGATGCAGAGCGCGGCATCCGATCAGGCAGAGCTTGTTGAGCAGTTGCGCACCGAGCTGCAGTCGGCCGCAGAGGCCAAGGAGCACTGGGCCAGCCGCGCCCGGCAGATTACCGAAGAGGCTGCACGCTTGCGCGGCCTGGCGCTGACCTTCGAGCGCTGGCATGAGCAGATGATCTCGCTCATGGAGCAGAACCACGACATGCACGCCAAGAACCAGGAGTTGCAGTCGATCGTGCGCCATGTGGTGATCGTCTCGCTCAATGCCTCCATTGAGGCGGCGCGTGCGGGTACGGCGGGGCGTGGCTTTGCCGTGGTCGCCAGCGAAGTGCGCGCGCTTGCGGCGCGCTCGGAAGAGTTGTCCAAGAGCTACCGCAACAGCCTGCACCTCAATGATCTGACCACCACCGCCACCTTCCAGGACATTCAGGCGGGCGGGAAGATGATCACCGCGTCGTTGTCGAGCGTCGAGGCGCTGGCCAACCAGTTTCAAACCCAGCTTCACTAGGCAGGTATGACGTGATCAGCAGTAACGCGCAAGACAGCTTCGATCGCATCTTCCGCAAAGCCGCGCGCAGCAGGCTCGCGCTGCATGCGGAAGACACCTGCGATGTGGCCACCGCAGCCCAGGGCGATGCCGTTGGTGGCGAGCAGGCCATGATCCTGACCATCTCGTCCATCGCATTCCGCCTGCTGCTGGTGCTGCGTTTTGACGATGAAGACAGAACGCGGGCGTACTACACAGGCGAGGCGCCGGGTCGCTCGTTTGACGAGGCTTGCCTGGAGATCGGCAACCTGTGCTGCGGGGCGGTGAATCAGGAACTGCTGCAGGTGTTTCCGGATCTGGGCATGTCGACGCCCTATGTGGTGAGCGCGCGCTGCCTGCCGTATCTGGATGCGCTCAAGCCGGGGTACATGGCCGCCTATACGGTCACGATCAATGACGCCGTGCGGGTGGCCGCAACGGTGTGTGTGTGCACCCATGCTCCGCAGGACTTTGTGGCCGATGTGCGTGACGAGGTCGAGTCCGGTGGTGAGCTGGAATTGTTTTGATTCAGATTGAGAACGAGGAAAAACCCATGAGCAAGATTCTGGTGGTCGACGATTCGAGCACGGTGCGCGACGAAGTGGCCGGCTTCCTGAAGAAGAATGGCCTGGCAGTGGACACCGCCGTGGATGGCAAGGACGGCCTGGCAAAGATCAAGGCCAACCCCGGCCTGAAGCTGGTCATCAGCGACGTGAATATGCCCAACATGGACGGCCTGACCATGGTCGAGAAAGTACGCGGCGAGCTGGGCAACAAGACGGTCAACGTCATCATGCTCACCACGGAAAGCAGCCCGGCCATGAAGGACCGCGGCAAGGCGGCCGGCGTGAAAGGCTGGATCGTCAAGCCCTTCAAGGGCGATGCCGTGCTGGAGACGTTCAAGAAGCTGGCGAGCTGAGCCAATCCGGTGTGCGCTGAGCGGCGGGCGAGAAGATGCCCGCCGTCGCGCATGCGGTGATGACATAAATTTGTCACATATGTGATTGAAGCAAGGTCACGTTGCGCACCGCTTCCCTCTACGCCGAGAATGCCTGCATTGAAACTTCGCAGGAGGAAGGATGCAGGCCTGGGCGATTCAGCAGTTTCGCGGCTGCTCGGTGCATGTGCTTGCGGTGCTGGGGCGCGGTGCCCGCTTCCATTACGCCTACACAGGGTTCGTCTGCGCACCGAAAGGTGAAAGCCTCGCCTATCCGCAACTCCAGCGTTTTCATCACACCGCTGCCGATTTCGATTCGGCCGATGACGCTATCTCTGCCGGCATGCAGCAAGGGCAATCCATTGTGGAGCAGTGGTTTGCCTCCAGTGCCGATTCAAGCCGAAGGCCCGCCTGACGATTTTCGGCGTTAGGCTGGGCATACCTTCCCACCAAAGCCGCCAAGGGCCAGATGCCATGACTGCATTGGCCGATGCAGTGCTCGTGCTGCATGCGTTGCTCGTCCTGTTCATCGTGGGCGGGCTGGTCGCAGTCTGGGTGGGTGCCGCGCGCAAACGCAGTTGGGCGCGCAATCGCGTTTTCCGCTTTGTGCATCTCACGGCCATCAGCATCGTTGCCGGGCTGGCGGTGCTGGATGTGCCATGTCCGCTCACAGTGCTGGAGGATCGGCTGCGCACCGGATCAGCCGGCTCCAGCGGTTTCATCCAGCGCTGGGTGAGCGCGCTGCTTTACTACGATCTGCCACTGTGGGTGTTTGCCGTGAGCTATGTCGCGTTTCTGCTGGCAGTGGTGCTCACGTGGTGGCGTATTCCGCCACACCCCAAGGCGTCGGGCCCCTCGGGGTGATGGCGTCAACGCGCAGGCTGCGTCGGCTTGCGTTCTGCCAGCAGCTTCTGAATGGCCGCTTCCGTTTCGGCATAACGCCCTTCGCCAAAGTGCTGATAGACGATGCGGCCATCGGCGTCGATCAGGTACTGGGCGGGCCAGTACTGGTTGTTGAAGGCCGTCCATGTGGCATAGCTGTTGTCCTGCGCCACCGGATAGCGGATGTCGAAGCGCTTGAGCGCGGCCTGCACATTCGCGGTCGACTTCTCGAACGGGTACTCGGGCGTGTGTACGCCCACCACAACGAGCCCTTGATCCTTGTACTTCTCGTGTAACTGCTTCACGTATGGCAGCGTGTTGATGCAGTTGATGCACGAGTACGTCCAGAAATCGACCAGTACCACCTTGCCACGCAGGCTGCTCATGGTGAGCGGTGGGGAATTCAGCCATTGGTCAATGCCGGTGAACTCAGGGGCGGCAGTGCCGCTGGCCGCAGGTGCGCTGAAAGGGCTGTAGGCGCGTGCGCCGGTGGCAGCAAAGTAGGCCGCGCCAATGGCAATCGCCACCAGGGCGGCGCGTAAGTAGGTGCGCATGATCTCTAGCCTGTGAAAAGTTGGGAGCGGTAGCCAGCCCGATTGCACCGGGCTGGCGGTGGATGGCGTCAGACCAGATTCAGTTCGACATGGATGTTGCCGCGCGTGGCCTTCGAATACGGGCAGAGCTGGTGTGCGGCTTCCACCACGGCTTGCGCAACCTCGCGGTCCAGACCCGGCAGGCTGACGTTCAGGCGGGCCTGCAGGAAGTACGCATCGTCGGTGGTGCCCAGGTCCACTTCGGTATCCAGTGCCAGGTCTGCCGGCAGCTTGATCTTCATCTGGCTGGCCGCGCGGCCCATCGCACCAATGAAGCAGGCCGACCAACCTGCTGCAAACAGTTGCTCCGGGTTCGTGCCGCGGCCGCTGCTGCCCG contains the following coding sequences:
- a CDS encoding HAMP domain-containing protein; the protein is MTIRHRITLLIVLMFVALAAIGGYAVYQTRSSASEVKQVTEGVVPSALASADLVSLVKDVQLATMVLVYAPDDNIVAQAKDDLKTKEAALRAALDVQAKRANSHAQEGLVTQAKETVDSYVEAIQQTTDMKVQGKNELAQAFLFANVASYRDVLEKIVETLRIEKNREKDDAIAGLNGKLASTATTIGVVSGVAIVLLTAIGMLLYRQITRPLTRMQAEMSEIATSQDFTRRVPVVRMDEIGHSVVAFNQMIEKIQENQALLKQKTADIQAMLQNMQQGILTVVDAGVVHEEYSIYLESIFETQEIAGRKLMDLIFADTNLGADALSQVDAAVDACLGQDVINFAFNQHLLASEVEKRMPDGRVKTLDLSWSAITDESDTILRLMLCVRDVTELRKLAAEASEQRRNLEMIGEILAVSQEKFQHFIDSSTSFVHENERIIRQYSQADSAAIAALFRNMHTIKGNARTYNLQHLTNVVHETEQTYHALREPGSEHTWDQDWLMQELTRVREAIENYARINESKLGRKGGAAQGGAVQVVPDAMSRIQESLRLLESANPGSLYELVSMRDSVYHLLRLLGSETVDEMLSGVLQSLPSLARELGKEPAAVRIDDNGYRVRTEAGGILQNVFTHLLRNSIDHGIETPDVRTALGKSAAGTIDLEVGVDQGMLQITLCDDGRGLALDRIRNIAVERGWIGAEERPSDEDIAQFIFRPGFSTAETVTEISGRGVGMDAVLEFLKREQGRIELRFTDDHKGAAFRQFQTVVCLPERFAVDSVNAALGGQPDVHLDMDKEAS
- a CDS encoding methyl-accepting chemotaxis protein, with translation MGSFVLAALACGLVLGVLAWMAQQRRVNALMRTLGDAEHRIAALSRDLAKHTAQVEAGTREVQTLEATVAQMQSAASDQAELVEQLRTELQSAAEAKEHWASRARQITEEAARLRGLALTFERWHEQMISLMEQNHDMHAKNQELQSIVRHVVIVSLNASIEAARAGTAGRGFAVVASEVRALAARSEELSKSYRNSLHLNDLTTTATFQDIQAGGKMITASLSSVEALANQFQTQLH
- a CDS encoding response regulator, translating into MSKILVVDDSSTVRDEVAGFLKKNGLAVDTAVDGKDGLAKIKANPGLKLVISDVNMPNMDGLTMVEKVRGELGNKTVNVIMLTTESSPAMKDRGKAAGVKGWIVKPFKGDAVLETFKKLAS
- a CDS encoding DUF2784 domain-containing protein, which produces MTALADAVLVLHALLVLFIVGGLVAVWVGAARKRSWARNRVFRFVHLTAISIVAGLAVLDVPCPLTVLEDRLRTGSAGSSGFIQRWVSALLYYDLPLWVFAVSYVAFLLAVVLTWWRIPPHPKASGPSG
- a CDS encoding thioredoxin family protein gives rise to the protein MRTYLRAALVAIAIGAAYFAATGARAYSPFSAPAASGTAAPEFTGIDQWLNSPPLTMSSLRGKVVLVDFWTYSCINCINTLPYVKQLHEKYKDQGLVVVGVHTPEYPFEKSTANVQAALKRFDIRYPVAQDNSYATWTAFNNQYWPAQYLIDADGRIVYQHFGEGRYAETEAAIQKLLAERKPTQPAR
- a CDS encoding organic hydroperoxide resistance protein → MTRIENVLYTANVHVTGGRDGQAQSNDDRLNLKLSPPGSSGRGTNPEQLFAAGWSACFIGAMGRAASQMKIKLPADLALDTEVDLGTTDDAYFLQARLNVSLPGLDREVAQAVVEAAHQLCPYSKATRGNIHVELNLV